A region of Reichenbachiella carrageenanivorans DNA encodes the following proteins:
- a CDS encoding OstA-like protein, whose translation MRNTFLFWLICAVTLSSGAMAQKGDKIKYKADRLTNSRQGNVRYKKLLHNVVFTQKSTTVYCDSAYFYSKTNEMEAFGRVRIVDDSVTITSKKLIYKGNEGMALLREDVVYRKGRKVLYTDILDYNLLTEVGEFKEHGKLVDEQNTLTSTYGVYHSKSSQAFFYKKVLLVSPDFNLKADTLEYSSISKIAVTKGPTYIERKDGTTVDADGGRFKTAYDQTTFDEGTIETKNYVVTGDEIFLDEKKKFYTAKGNVVMTSKKDDILIFGDKAVYDKNAGVSTVYGRPLMKRIMRQDTFFMVSDTLVSIENVDKDKERILAFHNILMYKLNMQGKCDSVAYFTSDSTIHMYNDPVIWNKNSQMESDSIDLLFKDDILKTMTLRRKAFLISIDTLGQHNQIKGRKMIGNFNEYGDLQEMDINGNGESHYFVLKGDSVMIGMNKIFCSKMTLRFKDNLLNNISFYTQPEAKFIPPHELDEEQMFLEEFDWRDDERPELYEVATYYKPGDKVTKKSVLKDKMKKMLEENKDQIDVGKKILQEGNKNEAMKQLNSAQDHLLKER comes from the coding sequence ATGCGAAATACTTTTCTGTTTTGGTTGATTTGTGCTGTGACATTATCGTCGGGTGCAATGGCTCAAAAAGGCGACAAAATCAAATACAAGGCCGATCGGCTCACCAATTCACGCCAAGGCAATGTGCGTTATAAAAAGCTACTGCACAATGTGGTATTCACTCAAAAATCGACTACTGTCTATTGTGATTCCGCTTATTTTTATTCCAAGACCAACGAGATGGAGGCATTTGGGCGAGTGCGGATCGTGGACGATTCTGTAACCATCACATCCAAAAAGTTGATTTATAAAGGAAACGAAGGCATGGCTTTGCTTAGAGAAGACGTAGTCTATCGAAAAGGTCGTAAGGTGCTTTATACAGATATTTTGGATTACAATTTACTTACCGAAGTGGGGGAGTTTAAAGAGCATGGTAAGCTGGTGGATGAACAAAATACACTGACCAGTACATATGGGGTCTATCATTCTAAGAGCAGTCAAGCCTTCTTTTACAAGAAAGTGTTACTTGTTTCGCCAGATTTCAACCTCAAGGCCGATACCTTAGAATATTCATCAATTTCAAAAATAGCAGTAACCAAGGGACCTACCTATATAGAGCGGAAGGACGGAACTACTGTAGATGCAGATGGGGGCAGGTTCAAGACGGCGTATGACCAAACGACCTTCGATGAAGGTACGATTGAAACCAAAAACTACGTGGTGACAGGGGATGAGATTTTTCTCGATGAGAAGAAGAAATTTTATACAGCCAAAGGAAATGTAGTGATGACATCCAAAAAAGATGATATTCTGATCTTTGGAGATAAGGCCGTATACGATAAAAATGCTGGAGTGAGTACCGTGTATGGCCGTCCATTGATGAAGCGTATCATGCGTCAGGATACTTTTTTTATGGTTTCGGATACCTTGGTATCCATAGAGAATGTAGACAAGGACAAAGAGCGAATATTGGCTTTTCACAATATCTTGATGTACAAGCTAAACATGCAAGGGAAGTGTGATTCGGTGGCCTACTTTACTTCTGACTCTACCATACATATGTATAACGACCCTGTGATATGGAATAAAAATAGCCAAATGGAATCTGATAGTATCGATTTGCTATTCAAAGATGATATTCTTAAAACCATGACGCTGCGACGAAAAGCCTTTCTCATTTCTATAGATACACTAGGGCAACACAATCAAATCAAAGGCCGTAAGATGATTGGCAATTTCAACGAATATGGGGATCTACAAGAGATGGACATCAATGGCAATGGAGAGAGTCATTACTTTGTGTTGAAAGGAGATAGCGTCATGATTGGTATGAATAAGATCTTTTGTAGCAAAATGACGCTGCGTTTCAAAGATAATTTGCTAAACAATATCTCCTTTTATACCCAACCAGAAGCTAAATTTATCCCCCCTCATGAATTGGATGAAGAGCAAATGTTTTTGGAGGAATTTGACTGGCGAGATGATGAACGACCAGAGCTCTATGAGGTAGCTACATACTATAAGCCAGGAGATAAGGTGACTAAAAAATCTGTATTGAAAGATAAGATGAAAAAAATGCTGGAAGAGAATAAAGATCAAATAGATGTAGGTAAGAAAATCCTACAAGAAGGCAATAAAAATGAAGCCATGAAGCAACTAAATTCCGCTCAAGATCATTTGCTTAAGGAGCGTTAG
- a CDS encoding Crp/Fnr family transcriptional regulator — MFNPFKKKYSEEELDLIAFLAQTRHFEKLTEEELALFLPSMYLRTYQQDEVVFFSGDPSHALYIVKRGSVSLSVDVNNKFEQLAEAHRGNIFGDNSLLDDAKRIYTTVVTSEKAQLYVIPQINLMEILQDHPDVRAKVMTVFAELYNEYTTQLFKVYKSHFGFFELSKVYQGKI; from the coding sequence ATGTTTAATCCATTCAAGAAAAAATACAGCGAAGAAGAACTTGATCTTATTGCGTTTTTGGCACAAACTAGACATTTCGAAAAGCTCACCGAAGAAGAGTTGGCGCTCTTTCTGCCCAGCATGTACTTGCGTACGTACCAGCAAGACGAAGTAGTGTTTTTCTCTGGCGACCCCAGCCATGCTTTGTATATAGTAAAACGAGGATCGGTATCACTATCAGTAGATGTAAACAACAAATTCGAGCAATTAGCTGAAGCCCACAGGGGCAATATATTTGGTGACAACAGCCTACTAGATGATGCAAAAAGAATATACACGACCGTAGTCACTTCTGAAAAGGCGCAACTGTATGTTATCCCCCAAATCAACTTGATGGAAATCCTCCAAGATCACCCTGACGTACGCGCCAAAGTCATGACTGTTTTTGCTGAATTGTACAACGAATACACGACCCAGCTATTCAAAGTGTACAAATCCCACTTTGGCTTTTTCGAACTAAGTAAGGTCTATCAAGGCAAGATCTAA
- a CDS encoding DNA-directed RNA polymerase subunit omega — protein MAVKPSIVTRDITELSSSTGNIYKSLNVISKRARQISSNVREELSGKLAEFASTVDNLEEIFENREQIEISKFYERMPKPTIVAIEEFSEGKILVRDAVKEEGGIEI, from the coding sequence ATGGCGGTTAAACCATCAATTGTAACAAGAGATATTACTGAGTTGTCATCATCTACAGGCAACATATACAAATCTCTAAATGTGATTTCTAAAAGAGCAAGACAAATTTCTTCTAACGTAAGAGAAGAGTTGAGCGGGAAATTGGCAGAATTTGCATCTACAGTGGACAACCTTGAGGAAATCTTCGAAAACAGAGAGCAAATCGAAATTTCTAAGTTTTACGAAAGAATGCCAAAGCCAACCATCGTGGCTATCGAGGAATTTTCTGAAGGGAAAATTTTGGTGAGAGATGCGGTGAAAGAAGAAGGCGGCATCGAAATTTAA
- the tilS gene encoding tRNA lysidine(34) synthetase TilS gives MNTLQKSFEKFINKEQLFAPSDRLLVALSGGVDSIVLVHLLHTAGYQLAIAHCNFQLRGQASNEDADFVTGFANEYGLVLHLKAFDTQAFAAEKKLSTQVAARALRYEWFDKLMQEHGYTHLLTAHHANDQVETMLYNLSKGTGIAGLRGIPLKHDSLRRPLLGTERKDIEAYAKSHQLTWREDASNLERKYSRNRLRLHVIPELKQINPGLEQTMLQNSRRFEALEKLLQHTVQSINSQYLSEANDCHTLALNWYEETQGGIAILIEILKPFGFNANQCFSISESIATRSIGKQYLSAKYTLALDRNGLLIAPQEDTLFNESVTIENPKVSTPYANFTLTTVEVSNNWPKDKNTACLDADLVQFPLKIRNWKQGDSFYPLGMKGKKKLSDFMIDEKIPVNLKLRVALFESGNDIIWVAGHRIDERYKITSKTKRILIIKMTSHV, from the coding sequence TTGAATACACTTCAAAAATCTTTCGAAAAGTTCATTAATAAAGAACAACTCTTCGCCCCTTCGGATCGGCTACTGGTAGCATTGAGTGGCGGCGTAGACTCCATCGTTCTTGTGCATTTGCTTCACACTGCTGGATATCAACTAGCAATAGCACATTGCAACTTCCAACTGCGAGGCCAAGCCTCTAACGAGGATGCCGATTTTGTAACCGGTTTTGCTAATGAATACGGCCTAGTGCTACACTTGAAGGCTTTCGACACCCAAGCATTTGCCGCCGAAAAAAAACTTTCCACGCAAGTGGCAGCGAGAGCATTGCGCTACGAGTGGTTCGATAAACTGATGCAAGAGCATGGCTACACACACCTCCTCACCGCGCACCATGCCAATGACCAAGTAGAGACTATGCTCTACAACCTCTCCAAGGGCACGGGCATCGCTGGACTGAGAGGCATCCCGCTCAAGCATGATTCGCTGCGCCGCCCTTTGCTAGGTACCGAAAGAAAAGATATAGAAGCGTATGCCAAATCACACCAGCTCACTTGGCGAGAAGATGCCTCCAACCTTGAGCGCAAATACAGTCGCAACAGATTGAGGCTGCATGTGATTCCAGAATTAAAACAAATCAACCCTGGCTTAGAGCAAACCATGCTACAAAACAGTCGAAGGTTTGAAGCCCTGGAAAAACTACTCCAACATACCGTACAATCAATCAACTCACAATATCTCTCAGAAGCAAACGACTGCCATACGCTTGCGCTAAACTGGTATGAAGAGACGCAAGGGGGCATAGCAATACTGATCGAAATTCTTAAACCTTTTGGTTTCAATGCAAATCAATGCTTTTCTATAAGTGAATCCATCGCAACTCGATCTATAGGCAAACAATACCTCTCAGCAAAATACACACTCGCCTTGGATCGTAATGGTCTACTCATTGCCCCACAAGAGGATACCTTGTTTAACGAAAGCGTAACTATTGAAAACCCAAAAGTCTCTACTCCATATGCGAATTTCACATTGACTACAGTCGAAGTGAGTAACAATTGGCCAAAAGATAAAAATACAGCTTGCCTAGATGCAGACCTCGTTCAGTTTCCTTTAAAAATCAGAAATTGGAAACAAGGCGACAGCTTTTATCCGCTAGGCATGAAGGGCAAAAAAAAGCTAAGCGATTTTATGATTGATGAGAAAATTCCCGTAAACTTGAAATTGCGTGTGGCACTATTCGAATCGGGAAACGACATCATCTGGGTGGCCGGACACCGGATCGACGAACGCTACAAAATCACATCAAAAACCAAACGCATATTGATCATCAAAATGACCAGCCATGTTTAA
- a CDS encoding outer membrane protein assembly factor BamD produces MRKTRVLGNFVLVLVAVLAVSCSEFKRLQKSTDWQMKYEAALRYYEEEEYYKAGVLFDQVLPIIKGTLDAEKASFYRAYSYFHQGQYILSGSYFNEFATIYSRSDWAIEAAYMAAYSSYLQSPDYNLDQSSTYTAINAFQAFINRNPYSEYAEPATKYIDELQRKLEKKAFENAKQYHKLERWEAARVAFETFADEFPDSKLNEEILYFAVDSEFSYAKQSIRSKQKERYQKTIDLYEDFIDKYPNSEFAKKAEKFYVEALEETKKLSKNS; encoded by the coding sequence ATGCGAAAAACGAGGGTTTTAGGGAATTTTGTACTGGTTTTAGTAGCAGTTTTGGCTGTTTCTTGTAGTGAATTTAAAAGACTGCAAAAAAGTACAGATTGGCAAATGAAGTATGAAGCCGCTCTTCGCTACTACGAAGAAGAGGAGTATTACAAAGCTGGCGTTTTGTTCGATCAGGTACTTCCGATTATCAAGGGGACACTAGATGCCGAAAAAGCCAGTTTCTATAGAGCTTATTCTTACTTTCATCAAGGACAATATATTCTTAGTGGAAGCTATTTCAATGAATTTGCTACGATCTACTCAAGAAGTGACTGGGCGATAGAAGCCGCTTATATGGCAGCCTATTCGTCGTACTTGCAGTCTCCAGATTACAACTTGGATCAGAGCAGTACCTATACTGCTATCAACGCATTTCAGGCTTTTATCAATAGAAATCCATATAGCGAATATGCGGAACCCGCAACGAAGTATATCGATGAACTTCAAAGAAAGCTGGAGAAAAAGGCATTTGAAAATGCTAAACAATATCATAAACTCGAAAGGTGGGAAGCCGCACGAGTGGCCTTTGAGACTTTTGCAGATGAATTTCCAGACTCTAAATTAAATGAAGAGATACTTTACTTCGCAGTGGACTCTGAATTTAGCTATGCTAAGCAAAGTATTCGCTCTAAGCAAAAAGAGCGTTATCAAAAAACTATAGACCTATACGAGGACTTTATAGACAAATACCCTAATAGTGAATTCGCTAAGAAGGCTGAAAAGTTTTATGTGGAAGCACTTGAAGAAACGAAAAAATTATCTAAAAATTCATAA